In a genomic window of Quercus lobata isolate SW786 chromosome 4, ValleyOak3.0 Primary Assembly, whole genome shotgun sequence:
- the LOC115985459 gene encoding subtilisin-like protease SBT4.7 encodes MAIGFDFFANGGETGLHATTEQHAEKSTRKYTKSEVIEDTTAPIVASFSSRGPNYIAADILKPDITAPGIDITAAYYPVSSPSGILGKKRSLKYNILSRTSMACLKTFHPDWSLSAIKSAPMTIVLGLK; translated from the exons ATGGctattggttttgatttttttgccaATGGTGGCGAGACGGGATTGCATGCCACAACTGAGCAACATGCAGAG AAATCCACAAGGAAGTATACTAAAAGTGAAGTTATTGAAGATACAACTGCTCCTATAGTAGCTTCCTTCTCTTCACGTGGACCAAACTACATTGCAGCAGATATTTTGAAG CCAGATATAACTGCTCCAGGAATAGATATTACAGCTGCATATTACCCTGTTTCTTCACCTTCTGGAATCCTTGGGAAAAAGAGGTCTTTGAAATACAATATATTGTCTAGAACCTCCATGGCTTGTCTCAAAACGTTTCACCCTGATTGGTCTCTGTCAGCTATTAAATCTGCTCCCATGACCATTGTGTTGGGtctcaaataa